A section of the Humulus lupulus chromosome 2, drHumLupu1.1, whole genome shotgun sequence genome encodes:
- the LOC133814264 gene encoding uncharacterized protein LOC133814264 — protein sequence MMFTLEGGVVIQRRVKQTVILDSTIKSEYIVASESIDEDFSDLELLQFFRIQGLDKSGNRIFRIVGKYFPAPIVSADRLKRYIVQKLCSELPEGPFSIVYMHSTVQKEDNSPGITILRWIYEDLPSDFKDRLQFVYFVHPGLRSRLVFATLGRFFLSGGLYWKIKYVSRLQYLWDDVKKEDIEIPEFVKSHDDVLEHRPLTDYGIEPDPLHLTEVPAMACSYGRYEERWASRHDMS from the exons AGGGTAAAGCAGACTGTGATCTTAGATTCCACCATAAAGTCTGAGTATATAGTTGCgtctgaa TCAATCGACGAGGATTTCTCCGACCTTGAACTTTTGCAGTTCTTTCGTATCCAAGGTCTCGACAAGTCCGGCAATCGGATTTTTCGCATCGTCGGAAAGTACTTTCCCG CTCCAATTGTGAGCGCAGATCGTTTGAAGAGGTATATTGTTCAAAAGCTATGCAGTGAATTGCCTGAAGGGCCATTCTCCATTGTTTACATGCATAGTACTGTCCAGAAAGAGGATAACTCCCCTGGGATCACTATCTTGAGGTGGATTTATGAAGACCTTCCTTCTGATTTCAAAGACAGGCTTCAATTTGTCTACTTTGTTCATCCTGGGCTTCGCTCGCGGCTTGTATTTGCTACCCTCGGGCGATTCTTCCTAAGTGGAGG TCTGTATTGGAAGATCAAGTACGTGAGTCGTTTGCAGTACCTTTGGGATGATGTAAAGAAGGAAGACATTGAAATTCCCGAATTTGTGAAATCTCATGATGATGTTCTGGAACACAGACCACTAACAGATTATGGTATTGAACCAGACCCTCTTCACTTAACTGAGGTTCCTGCCATGGCTTGCTCATATGGGAGATATGAAGAGAGATGGGCATCAAGACATGATATGTCCTAG